The Streptomyces sp. NBC_00670 genome window below encodes:
- a CDS encoding fumarate reductase/succinate dehydrogenase flavoprotein subunit translates to MDIPALTDAEELSCDVLVIGGGTAGTMAALTAAEHGSDVLLLEKAHVRHSGALAMGMDGVNNAVIPGRAEPDDYVAEITRANDGIVDQSTVRQTATRGFGMVRRLESYGVKFEKDEHGEYAVRQVHRSGSYVLPMPEGKDVKKVLYRQLRRREMRERIRIENRVMPVRVLTAGGRAVGAAGFNTRTGRFVTVRAGAVILATGAAGRLGLPASGYLYGTYENPTNAGDGYSMAYHAGAELTGIECFQINPLIKDYNGPACAYVANPFGGYQVNRHGERFVDSDYWSGQMMSEFAAEVAGDRGPVYLKLSHLPEESVAALESILHSTERPTRGTFHAGRGHDYRTHDVEMHISEIGLCSGHSASGVRVDDHARTTVPRLYAAGDMACVPHNYMIGAFVFGDLAGADAAQYTAYQGELPDDQVREAHELIYRPLRHPDGPPQTQVEYKLRRFVNDYVAPPKSGARLSLALEAFERMRGDIASMGARTPHELMRCAEVSFIRDCAEMAARSSLARTESRWGLYHERVDLPARDDDSWLRHLDLHKSPSGSMVFTARPVEPYLVPVEGFTPTGGPARLLGEVHPEQVATAGARDAAPVAAGGPADAAAGAAGAPGAGGGAETSASPRLLGLLALAEEEPGLDALLPFLGDPAAPVRRVAVTVLTETVPSGTGPALATALSDADAEVRATAAASLRELVETLPAEPALREPLVHALAGPDPVVKAAALDVLRALRLGDAGIYAGALDDADVTVRIEAVRALVSVDAAGPLARAAADPSREVRVAVAKALATLGTAGVPAPAGPGAGSDAVAGSGAGGLLAALEPLTADPDALVRGAAFEALAATGCPAPYAGRAVAALADGAWQVRAGAATALGAADPDVAVPALAKALADPNADVRKAAVLGLLRHAERGMPGAPDSLGAADAADVTDAAAAARAALATAVTDTDADVRAYAARAGALRGQGA, encoded by the coding sequence GTGGACATCCCCGCCCTCACCGACGCCGAAGAGCTCTCCTGCGACGTCCTGGTCATCGGCGGCGGCACGGCCGGCACGATGGCGGCGCTGACCGCCGCCGAACACGGCTCCGACGTGCTGCTGCTGGAGAAGGCGCACGTCCGGCACTCCGGCGCGCTCGCCATGGGCATGGACGGCGTCAACAACGCGGTCATCCCCGGCCGTGCCGAGCCCGACGACTACGTCGCCGAGATCACCCGCGCCAACGACGGCATCGTCGACCAGTCCACCGTCCGCCAGACCGCCACCCGCGGCTTCGGCATGGTGCGGCGCCTGGAGTCCTACGGGGTGAAGTTCGAGAAGGACGAGCACGGCGAGTACGCGGTGCGCCAGGTGCACCGCTCGGGCTCGTACGTGCTGCCGATGCCGGAGGGCAAGGACGTCAAGAAGGTCCTCTACCGGCAGTTGCGGCGGCGCGAGATGCGGGAGCGGATCCGCATCGAGAACCGGGTGATGCCGGTGCGCGTGCTGACGGCCGGGGGCCGGGCCGTGGGCGCGGCCGGGTTCAACACCCGCACCGGACGGTTCGTCACCGTCCGCGCGGGCGCGGTGATCCTCGCCACCGGCGCCGCCGGGCGGCTCGGGCTGCCCGCCTCCGGCTACCTCTACGGCACCTACGAGAACCCCACCAACGCCGGTGACGGCTACTCCATGGCGTACCACGCGGGCGCCGAGCTCACCGGCATCGAGTGCTTCCAGATCAACCCGCTGATCAAGGACTACAACGGCCCCGCCTGCGCCTACGTCGCCAATCCGTTCGGCGGCTACCAGGTCAACCGGCACGGCGAGCGCTTCGTCGACTCCGACTACTGGTCGGGGCAGATGATGTCCGAGTTCGCGGCGGAGGTGGCCGGCGACCGGGGGCCGGTGTACCTGAAGCTGAGCCATCTGCCGGAGGAGTCGGTCGCGGCGCTGGAGTCGATCCTGCACTCCACCGAGCGCCCCACCCGCGGCACCTTCCACGCCGGGCGCGGCCACGACTACCGCACCCACGACGTCGAGATGCACATCTCCGAGATCGGCCTGTGCAGCGGCCACTCCGCCTCCGGGGTCCGCGTCGACGACCACGCCCGGACGACCGTGCCCCGGCTGTACGCCGCCGGTGACATGGCGTGCGTACCGCACAACTACATGATCGGCGCGTTCGTCTTCGGCGACCTGGCCGGTGCGGACGCCGCCCAGTACACGGCTTACCAGGGCGAGTTGCCGGACGACCAGGTGCGCGAGGCGCACGAGCTGATCTACCGTCCGCTGCGCCATCCGGACGGTCCGCCGCAGACCCAGGTCGAGTACAAGCTGCGCCGCTTCGTCAACGACTACGTGGCGCCGCCGAAGTCGGGGGCCCGGCTGTCGCTGGCGCTCGAGGCGTTCGAGCGGATGCGCGGTGACATCGCGTCGATGGGCGCGCGCACCCCGCACGAGCTGATGCGCTGCGCGGAGGTCTCCTTCATCCGCGACTGCGCGGAGATGGCCGCGCGGTCCTCGCTGGCCCGTACGGAGTCCCGCTGGGGCCTCTACCACGAGCGCGTCGACCTCCCCGCGCGCGACGACGACTCCTGGCTCCGCCATCTCGATCTGCACAAGTCCCCCTCCGGTTCGATGGTCTTCACGGCACGGCCGGTCGAGCCGTACCTGGTGCCGGTCGAGGGCTTCACCCCGACCGGCGGTCCCGCCCGCCTGCTCGGCGAGGTCCACCCCGAGCAGGTCGCCACGGCCGGCGCGCGGGACGCGGCACCGGTCGCGGCCGGCGGTCCGGCCGACGCGGCGGCCGGCGCCGCCGGTGCGCCCGGCGCGGGCGGGGGCGCCGAGACGTCGGCCTCGCCCCGGCTGCTCGGGCTGCTCGCCCTCGCCGAGGAGGAGCCCGGCCTCGACGCGCTGCTGCCCTTCCTCGGCGACCCGGCCGCCCCGGTGCGCCGGGTCGCGGTCACCGTCCTCACCGAGACCGTGCCGTCCGGCACCGGGCCGGCGCTCGCCACTGCCCTGTCCGACGCCGACGCCGAAGTGCGCGCCACCGCCGCCGCCTCGCTGCGGGAGCTCGTGGAGACGCTCCCGGCGGAGCCGGCCCTGCGCGAGCCCCTCGTCCACGCCCTCGCCGGACCCGACCCCGTCGTCAAGGCCGCCGCCCTCGACGTCCTGCGCGCCCTGCGCCTGGGCGACGCCGGGATCTACGCCGGGGCGCTGGACGACGCCGACGTCACCGTCCGCATCGAGGCGGTCCGCGCCCTGGTGTCCGTGGACGCGGCCGGACCCCTGGCCCGGGCCGCCGCCGACCCCTCCCGCGAGGTCCGGGTCGCGGTGGCCAAGGCCCTGGCCACGCTGGGCACGGCGGGCGTGCCCGCGCCCGCCGGCCCGGGGGCCGGCTCCGACGCCGTTGCCGGCTCCGGTGCCGGCGGCCTCCTCGCCGCGCTGGAGCCGCTCACCGCTGACCCGGACGCCCTGGTGCGCGGGGCGGCCTTCGAGGCGCTGGCGGCCACCGGGTGCCCGGCGCCCTACGCCGGGCGGGCCGTCGCCGCGCTGGCCGACGGGGCCTGGCAGGTGCGGGCGGGTGCCGCGACCGCGCTGGGCGCCGCGGACCCCGACGTCGCGGTCCCCGCGCTGGCCAAGGCGCTGGCCGACCCCAACGCGGACGTCCGCAAGGCGGCGGTGCTGGGGTTGCTCCGGCATGCGGAGCGGGGGATGCCGGGCGCGCCCGACTCACTCGGAGCGGCCGATGCGGCCGACGTGACCGATGCGGCTGCGGCCGCGCGGGCGGCGTTGGCCACGGCCGTTACGGACACGGACGCGGACGTCCGTGCGTATGCGGCCCGGGCCGGGGCCCTGCGGGGGCAGGGCGCCTGA
- a CDS encoding ABC transporter ATP-binding protein, with protein MTSSSDVCRAPGTAPAAVAAAPARGAGLALRGAALGRPGAPALAGVDLDVAPGEILTVVGPSGCGKSTLLRTLAGLLPALDGTVEQDGLPLTAPAAERALVFQEDALLPWRTLRANVELPLAIAGLARAERRTQAEAWLRRVGLAEQARKLPHRVSGGQRQRAQLARALAAAPRAVLMDEPFGALDAQTRAGMQDLLVDVLRGTGATVVFVTHDVDEALFLGDRVALLGAGRLLGVREVPRPRDRAAHDDPARVALRRTVLESLGDRREPATAPSAPAGSSAPLKN; from the coding sequence ATGACCAGCTCATCTGACGTCTGCCGGGCACCCGGCACCGCACCCGCAGCCGTCGCGGCGGCCCCGGCCCGCGGTGCGGGGCTCGCGCTCCGGGGCGCCGCCCTCGGCCGGCCCGGAGCGCCCGCGCTCGCCGGCGTCGACCTCGACGTGGCACCCGGCGAGATCCTCACCGTCGTCGGCCCGTCCGGCTGCGGCAAGTCGACCCTGCTGCGCACCCTCGCCGGGCTGCTGCCCGCGCTCGACGGAACGGTGGAGCAGGACGGCCTGCCCCTCACCGCCCCCGCCGCCGAACGTGCCCTGGTCTTCCAGGAGGACGCCCTGCTGCCCTGGCGCACCCTGCGCGCCAACGTCGAACTCCCATTGGCCATCGCCGGACTGGCCCGCGCCGAGCGCCGGACGCAGGCGGAGGCCTGGCTGCGCCGGGTCGGCCTCGCCGAGCAGGCGCGGAAGCTGCCGCATCGCGTCTCCGGCGGGCAGCGCCAGCGCGCCCAACTCGCCCGCGCGCTCGCCGCGGCCCCGCGCGCCGTCCTGATGGACGAACCCTTCGGCGCGCTGGACGCCCAGACTCGCGCGGGGATGCAGGACCTGCTGGTGGACGTGCTCCGGGGCACCGGCGCCACGGTCGTCTTCGTCACCCACGACGTGGACGAGGCGCTGTTCCTCGGCGACCGCGTGGCCCTGCTCGGCGCGGGCCGGCTGCTCGGCGTGCGCGAGGTCCCGCGCCCCCGCGACCGGGCCGCCCACGACGACCCGGCCCGCGTCGCCCTGCGGCGCACGGTCCTGGAGTCGCTGGGGGACCGCCGGGAGCCCGCAACGGCCCCCTCGGCCCCCGCCGGCTCCTCCGCCCCCCTCAAGAACTGA
- a CDS encoding ABC transporter permease yields the protein MTRYLLRIASIAAALGLWQALTAYDVDVWLRFSQFPTVTDVARAFADRLSGPDYWTDLTDSLTRIVLGFVLAAVLGVAAGVLVARSRLAEDLLGPVLEVIRPIPAIALVPVAILLFPSNEQGIVFITCTAAFFPVLVSTRHAVRALVPVWEEAVRTMGGGRWRVLGSVVLPGALPGIFGGLSVGIGVSWICVISAEMISGQYGVGYRTWQDYTVVDYPGVFVGMVTIGVLGWVTSTAVELLGRRLTRWLPRTSYVPGARAPRTSRARSAAPASVPAHPVTEKAVPHDQLI from the coding sequence ATGACCCGGTATCTGCTGCGGATCGCCTCGATCGCCGCCGCCCTCGGCCTCTGGCAGGCGCTGACCGCCTACGACGTCGACGTGTGGCTGCGCTTCTCGCAGTTCCCGACCGTCACCGACGTGGCGCGCGCCTTCGCCGACCGGCTGTCCGGACCCGACTACTGGACCGACCTCACCGACAGCCTCACCCGGATCGTCCTCGGCTTCGTCCTCGCGGCGGTGCTCGGGGTCGCGGCCGGTGTGCTGGTGGCGCGCTCGCGGCTGGCCGAGGACCTGCTCGGCCCGGTCCTGGAGGTGATCCGGCCGATCCCGGCGATCGCCCTCGTCCCCGTCGCCATCCTCCTCTTCCCCTCCAACGAGCAGGGCATCGTCTTCATCACCTGCACCGCCGCCTTCTTCCCGGTCCTGGTCTCCACCCGGCACGCGGTGCGCGCGCTGGTCCCGGTCTGGGAGGAGGCGGTGCGGACCATGGGCGGCGGCCGGTGGCGGGTGCTGGGCTCCGTGGTGCTGCCGGGGGCCCTGCCGGGCATCTTCGGCGGGCTGTCGGTCGGTATCGGGGTGTCCTGGATCTGCGTGATCTCCGCCGAGATGATCTCCGGCCAGTACGGCGTCGGCTACCGCACCTGGCAGGACTACACCGTCGTCGACTATCCCGGTGTGTTCGTCGGCATGGTCACCATCGGCGTCCTCGGCTGGGTCACGTCCACCGCCGTGGAGCTGCTGGGGCGCCGGCTGACCCGTTGGCTGCCGCGCACCTCCTACGTCCCCGGCGCCCGCGCCCCCCGCACGTCCCGGGCGCGGAGCGCCGCACCGGCCTCCGTACCGGCGCACCCCGTCACCGAGAAGGCGGTCCCGCATGACCAGCTCATCTGA
- a CDS encoding ABC transporter substrate-binding protein, with protein sequence MKPKAAAAAAMLLLPLTACGGNAAAGDGSTVTVTVGYQSKTINTVTAGTLLRSLGYFEKELNSLGDGKHYKVQWQDYATGAPITAQMTAGKIDIGSMGDFPLLINAARGTQLNKPTRLVSVTGYNLRGGLNTIVTAPDSTLASLKDLQGKKVSTSIGSAADGTLVRALQRAGIDPDKGVEKLNQQPAVGASALSSGSADALSQFVAWPGLLAYQGKAKALYDGAELNLPTFHGVTAVKDFAERRPAVLEAFLKAQAQATDYLDDHPVAAAEKVAKATGLPAEVVYLYNGAHGIATFDPSVKPRLISALKQDVSILKAAKLTGDIDVDSFVDDSYVRKALGASYTERLAAGPPAAASEAWPKGADATKSFDSPNALLKYTAGHGKDLRAAYVPDTTTGTLWFADKAVWVADGDRLLPFVTQGTAKAYTAAHAGARTVSYATAQELAS encoded by the coding sequence ATGAAACCCAAGGCAGCCGCCGCGGCCGCCATGCTCCTGCTGCCGCTCACCGCCTGCGGCGGCAACGCGGCGGCCGGGGACGGCTCCACGGTCACCGTCACCGTCGGTTACCAGTCCAAGACCATCAACACCGTCACCGCCGGCACCCTGCTGCGCTCCCTCGGCTACTTCGAGAAGGAGCTGAACTCCCTCGGCGACGGCAAGCACTACAAGGTCCAGTGGCAGGACTACGCCACCGGTGCCCCGATCACCGCGCAGATGACCGCCGGGAAGATCGACATCGGCTCGATGGGCGACTTCCCGCTGCTGATCAACGCGGCCCGCGGCACCCAGCTCAACAAGCCGACCCGGCTGGTCTCCGTCACCGGCTACAACCTCCGCGGCGGCCTCAACACCATCGTCACCGCCCCGGACTCGACGCTCGCCTCCCTGAAGGACCTCCAGGGCAAGAAGGTCTCCACCAGCATCGGCTCCGCCGCCGACGGCACGCTCGTACGGGCCCTGCAACGCGCCGGGATCGACCCGGACAAGGGCGTCGAGAAGCTCAACCAGCAGCCCGCGGTCGGCGCCTCGGCGCTCTCCTCGGGCAGCGCCGACGCCCTCTCGCAGTTCGTCGCCTGGCCCGGACTGCTCGCCTACCAGGGCAAGGCCAAGGCCCTGTACGACGGCGCCGAGCTGAACCTGCCCACCTTCCACGGCGTCACCGCCGTCAAGGACTTCGCCGAGCGCCGCCCCGCCGTCCTGGAGGCGTTCCTCAAGGCCCAGGCCCAGGCGACCGACTACCTGGACGACCACCCGGTGGCCGCCGCCGAGAAGGTCGCGAAGGCCACCGGTCTGCCCGCCGAGGTCGTCTACCTCTACAACGGCGCCCACGGCATCGCCACCTTCGACCCCAGCGTCAAACCGCGGCTGATCTCCGCGCTGAAGCAGGACGTCTCGATCCTCAAGGCCGCCAAGCTGACCGGCGACATCGACGTGGACTCCTTCGTCGACGACTCCTACGTCAGGAAGGCACTCGGCGCCTCCTACACCGAGCGGCTCGCCGCCGGCCCGCCCGCCGCCGCGAGCGAGGCCTGGCCCAAGGGCGCCGACGCCACCAAGAGCTTCGACTCCCCGAACGCCCTGCTGAAGTACACGGCCGGGCACGGCAAGGACCTCCGCGCGGCCTACGTGCCCGACACCACCACCGGCACCCTGTGGTTCGCCGACAAGGCGGTCTGGGTGGCCGACGGCGACCGGCTGCTGCCGTTCGTCACCCAGGGCACCGCGAAGGCGTACACCGCCGCGCACGCGGGCGCCCGTACCGTCTCGTACGCGACGGCGCAGGAGCTGGCCTCATGA
- a CDS encoding 4Fe-4S dicluster domain-containing protein — protein sequence MALAPQRADVPVTIDESKCIDGCTLCVDMCPLDSLAIDESNGKAYMHVDECWYCGPCAARCPTGAVTVNMPYLLR from the coding sequence ATGGCCTTGGCGCCCCAGCGGGCCGACGTGCCCGTGACCATCGACGAGTCCAAGTGCATCGACGGCTGCACGCTCTGCGTGGACATGTGCCCGCTGGACTCCCTCGCCATCGACGAGAGCAACGGCAAGGCGTACATGCACGTCGACGAGTGCTGGTACTGCGGCCCGTGCGCGGCCCGGTGCCCCACCGGAGCCGTCACGGTCAACATGCCCTACCTGCTCCGCTGA
- a CDS encoding GntR family transcriptional regulator, with translation MPPTDRIRDHAGQGATTVAARRRRLRADRARQLADLLRRQILTGGFPTGTLPHEAALGTEYAASRNTVRQALDLLRAEGLVDRLPGVGTVVVARKYPHGLDRLMGLAETLHEHGDVTNEVRTVGPAPAPAPVAERLRLPAGADVLYIERLRRLNGLPLSLDLTYVPLDIGTCLLGADLEHTDVFRLLEAVTGQPLGHADITLEAVNADAHSAAVLQAPRGAAVLMLERLTHLADGRPVDLEFIRFRGDRITMGGQLRRSRP, from the coding sequence ATGCCACCCACCGACCGCATCCGGGACCACGCCGGCCAGGGCGCGACCACCGTCGCCGCCCGCCGGCGCCGGCTGCGCGCGGACCGGGCGCGGCAGCTCGCCGACCTGCTGCGCCGGCAGATCCTGACCGGCGGCTTCCCCACCGGCACCCTCCCCCACGAGGCCGCCCTCGGCACCGAGTACGCCGCCTCCCGCAACACCGTCCGCCAGGCCCTGGACCTGCTGCGCGCCGAGGGCCTGGTGGACCGGCTCCCCGGCGTCGGCACGGTCGTCGTGGCACGCAAGTACCCGCACGGCCTCGACCGGCTGATGGGCCTCGCGGAAACCCTGCACGAACACGGCGACGTCACCAACGAGGTCCGCACCGTGGGCCCCGCCCCGGCGCCCGCCCCGGTGGCCGAGCGGCTCCGCCTCCCGGCCGGCGCCGACGTCCTCTACATCGAGCGCCTGCGCCGCCTGAACGGTCTTCCGCTCTCCCTCGACCTCACCTACGTCCCCCTCGACATCGGCACCTGTCTGCTCGGCGCCGACCTGGAGCACACCGACGTGTTCCGGCTCCTGGAGGCCGTGACCGGGCAGCCGCTCGGCCACGCCGACATCACCCTGGAGGCGGTGAACGCGGACGCCCACTCCGCCGCCGTGCTCCAGGCACCGCGCGGCGCCGCCGTCCTGATGCTGGAGCGGCTGACCCACCTCGCCGACGGCCGTCCCGTCGACCTGGAGTTCATCCGCTTCCGCGGCGACCGCATCACCATGGGCGGCCAACTGCGCCGCTCACGTCCCTGA
- the fahA gene encoding fumarylacetoacetase, translated as MPPFDVPKGAPFGPHNLPYGVFTPPGGTARTVGVRLGDHVLDAGAAALALGSPYASLLARPTLNPLLAAGRTAWSDVRRALTAWVTVPSHQEAVAGLLHPLSEVRLHLPFEVADYVDFYSSEHHARNVGQIFRPDAADSLTPNWKHLPIGYHGRSGTVVVSGTEVVRPSGQRKAPTDAEPAFGPSVRLDIEAEVGFVVGAPSQLGRPVPLSAFRDHVFGLCLLNDWSARDVQAWEYVPLGPFLGKSFATSVSAWITPLDALEEARVAPPERTHALLPYLDDSGSDEGPGGYDLRLSVAVNGHVVSEPPFATMYWTAAQQLAHLTVNGASLRTGDLYASGTVSGPGPRERGSLLELTWNGRDPLELPGGDRTFLQDGDEVTLTAWAPGPDGARVGLGEVSGRIVPAER; from the coding sequence ATGCCCCCGTTCGACGTTCCCAAGGGCGCTCCCTTCGGCCCGCACAACCTCCCCTACGGCGTGTTCACCCCGCCCGGCGGCACCGCGCGGACGGTCGGCGTCCGGCTCGGCGACCACGTGCTCGACGCGGGCGCGGCGGCCCTCGCCCTCGGCTCGCCGTACGCGTCGCTGCTCGCCCGGCCGACGCTGAACCCGCTGCTGGCGGCGGGCCGCACCGCCTGGTCCGACGTCCGGCGCGCGCTGACCGCGTGGGTCACCGTTCCCTCCCATCAGGAGGCGGTCGCCGGACTGCTGCACCCGCTGTCCGAGGTGCGGCTCCATCTGCCCTTCGAGGTCGCGGACTACGTCGACTTCTACTCCTCCGAGCACCACGCGCGGAACGTCGGGCAGATCTTCCGCCCGGACGCGGCCGACTCCCTCACCCCGAACTGGAAGCACCTGCCCATCGGTTACCACGGGCGCTCGGGAACGGTCGTGGTCTCCGGCACGGAGGTGGTACGGCCGTCCGGGCAGCGCAAGGCGCCGACCGACGCCGAACCGGCGTTCGGTCCCTCGGTGCGGCTCGACATCGAGGCGGAGGTCGGCTTCGTCGTCGGGGCGCCCTCGCAGCTGGGCCGGCCCGTGCCGCTGTCCGCCTTCCGCGACCATGTGTTCGGGCTGTGCCTGCTCAACGACTGGTCGGCCCGGGACGTCCAGGCGTGGGAGTACGTGCCGCTCGGCCCGTTCCTCGGCAAGTCCTTCGCCACGTCGGTGTCGGCGTGGATCACCCCGCTCGACGCCCTGGAGGAGGCGCGGGTCGCCCCGCCGGAGCGTACGCACGCGCTGCTGCCGTACCTGGACGACTCCGGTTCCGACGAGGGGCCCGGCGGCTACGACCTGCGGCTGTCCGTCGCGGTCAACGGCCACGTGGTGTCCGAACCGCCGTTCGCCACGATGTACTGGACGGCCGCGCAGCAACTCGCCCACCTGACGGTGAACGGGGCCTCGCTGCGGACGGGCGACCTGTACGCGTCCGGGACGGTCAGCGGACCGGGGCCGCGCGAGCGGGGCTCACTGCTCGAACTGACCTGGAACGGCCGGGACCCGCTGGAACTGCCCGGGGGCGACCGCACGTTCCTCCAGGACGGCGACGAGGTCACGCTCACGGCGTGGGCCCCGGGGCCGGACGGGGCCCGGGTGGGGCTCGGCGAGGTGTCGGGGCGGATCGTTCCCGCGGAGCGGTAG
- a CDS encoding HAD family hydrolase encodes MAAPTAYALIATDLDGTLLRGDDTLSDRSLAALARVAAAGATHLVVTGRPAPRVRPLLEDLGGRGLAVCGQGAQLYDAGADRLLWSVTLDRELAETALGKVEAEVGEVYAAVDQDGADGLTLIEPGYLMPHPTLPAVRVGRRDDLWAEPISKVLLRHPFLTDDELAAAARGAVGSLATVTMSGPGTVELQPCGVTKATGLALAAERLGLSPAGTLAFGDMPNDIPMFDWAAHGVAMANAHPELKAVADEVTASNEDDGIAVVLERLFPDRG; translated from the coding sequence ATGGCCGCACCCACCGCATATGCCCTCATCGCCACTGACCTGGACGGAACGCTGCTGCGCGGCGACGACACGCTCTCCGACCGGTCCCTCGCCGCGCTCGCGCGGGTGGCCGCGGCCGGGGCGACACATCTGGTGGTGACGGGGCGGCCGGCGCCGAGGGTGCGCCCGCTCCTGGAGGACCTGGGCGGGCGGGGGCTCGCGGTGTGCGGACAGGGCGCGCAGTTGTACGACGCCGGCGCGGACCGGCTGCTGTGGTCCGTCACGCTGGACCGGGAGCTGGCAGAGACCGCGCTCGGCAAGGTGGAGGCCGAGGTCGGCGAGGTGTACGCCGCCGTCGACCAGGACGGTGCGGACGGGCTGACGCTGATCGAGCCCGGCTACCTCATGCCGCACCCCACGCTGCCGGCCGTACGGGTCGGCCGGCGCGACGACCTGTGGGCGGAGCCGATCAGCAAGGTGCTGCTGCGCCACCCCTTCCTCACCGACGACGAACTGGCGGCGGCGGCCCGGGGGGCGGTCGGTTCACTGGCCACGGTCACCATGTCGGGGCCGGGGACCGTCGAACTCCAGCCATGCGGCGTGACCAAGGCGACCGGGCTCGCGCTGGCGGCCGAGCGGCTGGGGCTGTCCCCGGCCGGGACCCTCGCCTTCGGGGACATGCCCAACGACATCCCCATGTTCGACTGGGCGGCCCACGGCGTGGCCATGGCCAACGCCCATCCCGAACTCAAGGCGGTCGCCGACGAGGTCACGGCGTCGAACGAGGACGACGGCATCGCCGTCGTCCTCGAACGCCTCTTCCCGGACCGGGGCTGA
- a CDS encoding transglycosylase SLT domain-containing protein — translation MPRFALPGFRLPTRAVIAAGTGAAALALPLFGATQASAATTTATTTAATTTTAAYTNNLDGWIQQSLAIMAQNGIPGSYDGIHRNVMRESSGNPLAVNNWDSNAAAGTPSKGLLQIIDPTFLAYHVPGTALDPFDPVANITAACNYAAARYGSIDNVYGAY, via the coding sequence ATGCCCCGCTTCGCCCTGCCCGGCTTCCGCCTGCCCACCCGCGCCGTGATCGCCGCCGGCACCGGTGCCGCCGCCCTCGCCCTGCCGCTGTTCGGCGCGACCCAGGCGTCCGCCGCCACGACCACGGCGACCACCACCGCGGCCACGACCACCACGGCCGCCTACACCAACAACCTGGACGGCTGGATCCAGCAGTCCCTGGCGATCATGGCCCAGAACGGCATCCCCGGCAGCTACGACGGCATCCACCGCAACGTCATGCGCGAGTCCTCGGGCAACCCGCTCGCCGTGAACAACTGGGACTCCAACGCCGCGGCGGGCACCCCGTCCAAGGGCCTGCTCCAGATCATCGACCCGACGTTCCTCGCCTACCACGTGCCCGGCACCGCGCTCGACCCGTTCGACCCGGTCGCCAACATCACCGCGGCCTGCAACTACGCGGCCGCGCGCTACGGCTCGATCGACAACGTGTACGGCGCGTACTGA
- a CDS encoding polyprenyl synthetase family protein, producing the protein MTVVGPFGLSVRDQALEADVQVGLTAVEEGLLEATKSEVPFITEAAQHLVRAGGKRFRPLLVMLAAQFGDPYAPGIVPSAVVVELTHLATLYHDDVMDEAEVRRGVDSANTRWGNSVAVLTGDFLFSRASHMLADLGPEAVRIQAEAFERLVTGQILETAGPRDGRDPVDHYLDVLAGKTGSLVAVACRFGAMMSGADETVVDVLTQYGERLGVAFQLADDVLDIASDSRESGKTPGTDLREGIPTLPVLRLRERAERLGLPEDAALCALLDSDLSDDARLTEALELLREHPALEQARRDTVRYAEEARSALAPLPECAAKTALTEMCELVVHRAG; encoded by the coding sequence GTGACCGTCGTCGGGCCATTCGGGCTGAGCGTGCGGGACCAGGCTCTGGAAGCCGATGTCCAGGTCGGTCTGACGGCTGTCGAGGAGGGCCTGCTCGAAGCCACCAAGAGCGAGGTCCCCTTCATCACGGAGGCCGCCCAGCACCTCGTCCGCGCGGGCGGGAAGCGGTTCCGGCCGCTGCTGGTGATGCTGGCGGCCCAGTTCGGCGACCCCTACGCGCCGGGGATCGTGCCCTCGGCGGTCGTGGTCGAGCTCACCCACCTGGCCACGCTCTACCACGACGACGTCATGGACGAGGCCGAGGTGCGGCGCGGGGTGGACAGCGCGAACACCCGCTGGGGCAACTCGGTCGCGGTCCTCACCGGCGACTTCCTCTTCTCCCGCGCCTCCCACATGCTGGCCGACCTCGGCCCCGAGGCGGTCCGCATCCAGGCGGAGGCGTTCGAACGGCTGGTCACCGGGCAGATCCTGGAGACCGCCGGGCCGCGCGACGGCCGGGACCCCGTCGACCACTACCTCGACGTGCTGGCCGGCAAGACCGGCTCGCTGGTCGCGGTGGCCTGCCGGTTCGGCGCGATGATGTCCGGCGCCGACGAGACGGTCGTGGACGTGCTCACGCAGTACGGGGAGCGGCTCGGTGTCGCCTTCCAGCTCGCCGACGACGTGCTCGACATCGCCTCCGACTCCCGTGAGTCCGGCAAGACGCCGGGCACCGACCTGCGGGAGGGCATCCCCACGCTGCCGGTGCTGCGGCTGCGCGAGCGGGCCGAGCGGCTCGGGCTGCCGGAGGACGCGGCCCTGTGCGCGCTGCTCGACTCCGACCTGAGCGACGACGCCCGGCTCACCGAGGCGCTGGAGCTGCTGCGCGAGCACCCGGCGCTCGAACAGGCGCGACGGGACACGGTGCGGTACGCGGAGGAGGCGCGCTCCGCGCT